aaaaaaaaagcatttgatGTAGACGACGATGATCATTAGCAACGATAAATATCGTCGTTGATATGTGAgtcattagcgacgacattgGCATTTAAGAAGCATTTTCAGCAACAACTTTTGATAGTTATTAGCGACGACATGTGTTGTTGCTACTGACTACCAACAATGACAACCTTGCATGTGTCGTCACTATTAAGTCTTTACCGACGAATTACTTGCAACGACTGGGGGCAACGACCATAGTCGTTGCTGATATTGATTAGTGATGACTTGTGGGCCTTTATCGACGACTTTGAGTCGTCGTTAAAGACCGATTTTCCTATAGAGTAGGTTTTGAGATGGATAAAGTTTTACTCCATATGGAGAATAGTTTTTTACATCTCAATTTATTAAGTTAGCGCGTATTCAAAATGCATgtaattattactatttttttatgggcaagcattttaaacattaaaaaaaaaaaaaaaatcgtcctAGACGAAAATTTTGCCATAAGATATGGTTGAACCAAATTGGCTTACTAGCTATGGCTAGAGCTTGGATTTAAATCTGATCACATACTGATCACAAAGTAATGTtggccttttcttttgtttttggacaTCATTAATAttctttatgtttgtttcttttgttttgttgggttGTCAAATTGTTGTAAAGTCACAACTGGGTTCGGGCCTAATAATAGCATTATCACTTTATGTGCGGTGATGAATGAAATTACGTGTTCAAATTTGATTGGTGCATAcatcattacaaataaaataaaataaaataaaataagttgcAAAACCATAATTgtgtacgattttttttttcttcctctaaattgagttaaaagaaattctttcaatttaatttattaaattgattccatgaatttttaaaaatgaaacagaGAGTCACAtgttttgttaattatattaaaaatgcatgtgatgtTAGGCTATGTGGAGCCTGGTTTATGTCCAACTCGGTTTGAACCCGATCCCGATTTGAAGTTGAAAGTGTTActgtttaaatgattttttattttttatatttttttttaggcttaGCGCATAGAGGAGCGGAGGATTGGGCTGAcatcagtttaataaattaatttagaagaaattcttCTAAtcgaatttgaagaaaaattttggttgggctaaaattcttccaacttaattaatttgaaagaaaaacaacaaaattaattcAGAAGTtagggggttttttttttatatgtccacacaCGTGGGAGAGgaaaattcaaactaataatttttacttcatTAAACGTGGTCcaaccaattgaactacctcttagaAACAAAACTTAGATATTGAAACgtaaacaaagcaaaagaaaattttaatttggctTGTAGTACATAATTGTACATTGTGGAATATTGCTGAGTTGGCCAAACAGATTGTaatgatttaattttatatcaatATATGTTATGTTTTATATGGAAAGAAACTTTGGACTTTGATATCTCTCTTCAATTCCCTGCAAGAAAATGTTAACAAAATATGACGTGTGTGCTGTAATCATATACTAGTCGTCTCCTTTGCGTCTGGGGCATCTCCGCAATTTCAACATCCAATGATTTTCCCTAATTAATTGAGTAACAAAAATGAAGatataataatcaattaataaCGTTTTCAACATTGATGTCTCCAGTCTCCCTCCCGTTCGTTTTTGGTCAACAGAACAAAACTACGTTGTGGGGTTCTTTTTTGGCAGCTTTCACATTAATTGCACACCTCACCTTTCCATTAATTTCCTTGGTAATATTCATTTCATGGAAATATCTTACCATTCATGTTcatggctttttttattttttttattttttatttttactcaaTCCATCTCATCAGATTTTCCcacaaattgaagaaaatagataaattttccttccaaattCTGTTGtaagaatttaatccaaactcACTTATTACATTAATATGTGTTTAAATTAGaaccaatttaaagaaaaattctgtcccaaaaaaaatatactcccaacaatttttttttttttcttcttctttctttatttttatttttgttaggaaTGTTATGTTTCGACTTTTGGTCAACCTTAGCTAACAAAGTATCAAGCGGTTGGATTCGAATTCTTAACAATTTGCTGCGGGGATTATTAGTAATATGAGAACAAATGTAAGAGTAAACTGTTAAATGGTTAATGATCTAGACGACAAAATTGCTGAAGTTGTTGTCTTTCATGGGTTTGCATGTCAAAAGTTGTCACTTCTACCGCAATTGCACGCTTCTCAAGCAGCCGCATCCATACATACCCATTCTCTCCTTTAAATTCTTCCTCCGCCGCCACttgcagatatatatatataccacccCAATTAAGCACCAAACTCTCCTCGATCCCCAACTCGACATGGGGTCTTCAGAAAATAACATCCTTCAACCTCTGCTTCAAACAAACCCACCATCTTTGTCGTCCCAATCATTCACCACAAAGCACCGATCAAGCGGCGAGCTTGAGAGCGTATTGTCCGACACTACCCTTCCCTTCTTGCTGCGTCTCCGACACGCTTCATGGATCGAGCTCAAACTCCTTTTCTTCCTCGCTGCTCCGGCGGTTGTCGTTTACATGATCAACTACCTCATGTCCATGTCCACCCAAATCTTTTCCGGCCACCTCGGTACCCTCGAGCTCGCTGCCGCCTCTCTCGGCAACACCGGCATCCAAGTCTTCGCCTACGGCCTCATGGTacataaaaattatatctttCTCATTTATCTCTGATTTCAATTACATATTTCACGTGATTTAACGATTTATAATGTATAGTTAGGAATGGGGAGTGCTGTGGAGACTCTATGTGGGCAAGCATATGGAGCACAAAAGTACGAAATGCTAGGAATATATTTGCAAAGATCAACCGTCATCCTAACTGTAGCCGGCTTCCTCCTAAGCATCATATACATCTTCTCCAAGCCCATCCTAATATTTCTCGGCCAGTCGCCGGAAATCGCTTCCGCCGCCGCAGTTTTTGTCTACGGCCTAATCCCTCAAATCTTCGCATATGCAGTAAACTTCCCCATCCAAAAATTTCTACAAGCTCAAAGCATAGTGACTCCTAGTGCATATATATCAGCAGCCACTCTAGTGATACACCTTTTGCTCAGCTGGGTGGCGGTTTACAAGATCGGGCTTGGGTTGTTGGGGGCATCGTTGGTGCTGAGCTTTTCATGGTGGATTATAGTGGTGGCACAGTTTGTGTACATAGTGNNNNNNNNNNNNNNNNNNNNNNNNNNNNNNNNNNNNNNNNNNNNNNNNNNNNNNNNNNNNNNNNNNNNNNNNNNNNNNNNNNNNNNNNNNNNNNNNNNNNtacaaatttgtaacgtgttagtttgacacgttacaaattagtaacgtgccaaaatgacacgttacaaatttgtaacgtgccagtttgacacgttactaattagtaacgtgtcacactggcacgttactaattttttgtcaaattaattaataccattaatattatttggttacatatttgttattttaaaaatatatatatgtatttaaaaaaatactagcaACTCTGTATATATAGTCTAgattattatttctaaaaatcacaattaaatagtttaattatcattacaatatgataaatatatcaaatggaaAGCTTTATCTATATACTAGTGTAGTaatatatgaataatttaatttgtacatgAGCAACAATTGGATCTCTTCGTAGCTACTTTAGTATATGTTATTATAAAAtgtaacaaaattattatgaaaactaaataaatcattttagtatatgcatgttgtcaatttatttaaaaatttgaaagaaaaaaaacaaatcttgaaACTAGCTAATACTCACTTTTTAATATCtctcaaattaaatattacattAATATCtactcaaactacaaaaaaagtTTGCAAGGTAACCCTCTTTGaactaaaatgataaaaatacccctataaaaaatgtaaggaaaaatacataaaatcaagaaaaacattatttaaaaattggtaaccTATTTCAGCGAGTAATGGGTTAGCATAATTATATGACCATGGGCGGACTCACATATACCATTGGAGGgccccaaaagttttaaaattcttcttatAATATGTAAaagacaaattatatatttctatgtgatcatgtatttatttaagttcGTTCCCTCAAGTTGAAACAATATAGTTTTGGTCTCTGTGTATGATAATTTTATACATCCAGATGGAAGAAGTTTTTCcgacacaatatatatatatttttggacacaataTACATTTttggacaatatatatatatataaattcaaaatataaaaattttaagcaacttagtaacgtgccacgtgtggcacgttactaagtTGCTTAAAATTTTTCAACCATCAGTACACTGCTTCTTCGACTTTTCCCccaatttctcttcttttttccctcttctttttcttcttccttttcttcttccttttctttccctcCAGTCCAGTGCGCCAGCATCATATATCCCCTCCCAAACAgtgatttttctctcttcctcctccGGCCGTTTGGTTCTCCTCCGGCGTTTCTCACTCTCTGGTGCGGCGTTGCTGCATTTCTGCTTCTAGCTCCTCCCACGCGCAAGTACGCCATGCCTCCTCTCTCCCCCGCTCGTTTCCTCTCTTCTACGTTGGCCGGCGTTGTCTCCCTCCCGGCGGCCTTTGTCACTCCGGCGGCGTCAAACCCAGGTGACTCTCcgacactctctccctctccaataCTATACTGCAGGTATATactcaaatttctcaaatttgatgtTTGAGAAATTTGATATAGGAGTGAAAAGAAACccattttaatttctcaaatttgtttagcttttgtttgatttcctgcaaccattattgtttgaatggcatattatttgttaatttttaggcttttgtttgatttcttgatattattgtttgaatgacatattaggggattttttttgatattattgtttgattgATTTAGGAATCTTAAAATTACTGTTTGGCAGCTAAGAAAGCTGAGGAAagcaaaggaaaaggaaaaaaaaaaaatcaccttgaTTAATAGTTGTTGCCTGTTGGTTGGTTGCTTTCTTTAATAGTTGTTGCCTGGTGTTGAACACTCACTTGGCAATGCGTCTAAGATGAAATCAAGCCAAGTTTACTTTTTTCATGCACAAAGGTTGTTTGATGAAGTGTCTAGAAAAGGAAGGGTTGTAGTTGATATTTGGGTTTATGGCCGTCCTTTTTGATGTACATTGGAGTGCTTGTGTTTTATGGttagaaactaaaatcttggaaatcacctttttttttttcagacgtGGGTGTGTTTTTCCAGGCATTATTATATCTGAAAAGTTAGTTGCAAACCTTCCTCTTATAATCTaataaagaaaatgtttcaTTGGAGCTGCTTAATTTCCTTCTTCATGGGTTCACTTTTCCTGGAGATTGTGAAAGGAAGTCTTGTAACCTAAGTTGTTAGCTCTTATTTTTGATGTtctatatattacatttttgaTGTTCTATATTGTAAtatcttttttcatttgttacAAAAGATGCAGTAATAGTAgcttccaaaatccaaatatGTACCAACGCCAATTCAGATATAGCCACCAAAATGAACTTGTGAATTTTAATGATTTCCAGTCATTTGCTTGTGCTAGATTCAGTTTCATTCctgttaattttatatttaattacttcatactatttttttcattctatatGCATATTGAAAATGAGAAGTGCTTTATACCCTCCTTTGCCCCCCAacaaacttaaaaaagaaaaagcaaaaagggaAGGGGAGGTGGGCAGCAGTAGTATGAAACATATCTTGTGAATAAtgaattgtaagaattttttcttcatttttttgcAAAGTTATAAAAAATGTCTTTCTTGCCAAtcttgaaataataaaaagaaagggaaaaaatatcTGGAGGACCTTGTTTATGTGTTATTTTGGGTCTTTTAAGCAAGACctaatatttttacttataatattagtaaaaatatttgtgcaatTTTCACAGtacttttcataattttcttttttgcaattGCGGAACTTGGATTTGCACCAAATTGGAGGCCATATCATAAAACTAGAAACAATATTCCAGCTTTGACACCAATTTGTTGGTATATAAATTACAAACTAATACCAAGATAAATGGGTAATAAGTTTACAAACACTATCACACCTTTCGCTCACACTTCTCACATAcaaagaatagaagaaaaaactaaaacaagaTGAACCAAATATTTGAAACACGCTGCTTTATTATTGAAGAGAAGGATCAGCTCTTGGCTGATGAAAAACGTACACACCATACATCCCTTATAAAGGGAATTCTCAACACAAAAAGTCAAACCAAGCACACAAATGTCAAGACTACACATTTAAAGCTatgaaatgaaaatcaaatgctagaAGAAAAACGTGTCCACCAACTTGCATGCCTTCTAGACTTacttgttttgcatttttttatttgcgaTTTCCGGCATGAACAACACATTCCAGCTCCAAAGCAGTAAAATATATCAatgattttaaataataatactaaCAATAATTCTTCTGACTCTACCGGTAGAGTCAGAAGCttatcttttataatttttaggtCTTTACTAATCGTTTCTCCATTAAGTAATCACTCAAATCTTTCACTCATACATTGCAGGTGGTCGATACACTTCTTGATGTTTCACCTGCTTGTGCCCTCATTACTGCTTTTCAATATGGGTTACATGAATGATTTTTGCAAACACAAACACATAAAGGGATAGAATTTAAATTCTGAGGGAACCTAAATCTTAGATTTTGAGAGAatctagaccttttagattttgagaaaacctaaaactcttttttcaaacacaaggtttgggattaattCTCTGATCCATTTATTAATGAGTTTGATGTCTATAAATAGACAATAACAAtgcatagtgaaaataaaagactaagtaaaataaactactctaatgataatacttatctctaatatttaaattctaatctCTACTTCTAATATTAcctataaagataacatattatccaagatattttaatcataaaatacctTTATTAATAGACCCTTAACAGTATGCTTCTTTGATATTCAGATTCACTATTACTTGCTTCTTTTGGCTACAAACAGATCAAAACATGCAGCTTCATAAATCTTGACTACTTGTATTCATAAATATACTATATACAGAGAATGAGAGAGGGGTTATGCTAATTGCAATCACAtgtaattagttttttttataatgaaatataaatgaagaagattaatttttattccTGCTAGTGCACATGCTAtatttccttctttctctttgttattttctttataatgAAGAGgcaaaactttaaattttttgaaagagcCCTAATCTATTATTGGTACTTCCTTACCTTGAAAGAGATTATTTAATATCTTGAACAAGTGATTATGATTTTAGTTAAATCACAAATTCTCattttctcattcttctttAGGATGTTGGTAAGTGGTATTGGAAATCAAAAACTTTAATCAGATTAGACTGATTAGTGATCAGCCATTCACCCaaaatgtgttatatatatatatatatatatatatatataagatatgTTTTGTTATGCTTTTAATTGAACCACCGAACAACTATTTTTTTACTGATGacatatttgttttcttttctatatgttaTAGGAACACAAGTATGAATTTTGCTCATTTTGAGGGGAATGTTTAAAGAGATATGATTTGGGAACTTCACACCTTATTTTGTTATGATGAGGTTGGTGCAAGGATTCTACTCtacctaatttttattttttattttttattttttattattattttttttattattttttttttgtaaatgatGGTTAGACTTAGATGTGCTTTGCATATCTAGtgttttgccttttttttgggtcaatttGTATGATCTTGTTCCTGCTATCTGTTGTGAAGAGGCACGGGGGATGAGTTGATATGATAGTAGGGGAATGTGATGCAGCGGATGTGTAAACTAGTCATGATGTCTCTTTGCCTTCTGgaatatcatattttttttggaatcttTGCATTCATGTGTTCTTTGTTTTAATTAACAACCTGACATTAATTCCATTGAAATATGAATCATTTTGTTGTCTGTTTGCATTTGTGATCATCCTCGGGTTTTGGTGTGCAAGATGCAATCTTAATATTTCCACAAGATAATTCTTTCATATGAGATTCAGGAAAAAGTCTTGGTAGATGATAAGTTttgctgcttttgctatgatATTTTTCTTGTGATAAATCATGGTTGTGTGAGTTTTTATGGAGTTGTGGGAGTTATGGAAATCTGCTTGGTAATCATTTATGAGTTGGTCTATATAGGTACCATATATGTTGGTTATCATTGATTGGTAATCTTCTTCTTTGGAAATAATTCTGGATTGATTTTGGAAGAGATTTAGTTTTTGTATCATGCGGGGTATCTGAAAATGTTACATTGAGGTCCCAGAATTGGCACCTTATAGCATATATTAATATCAACCAT
This window of the Corylus avellana chromosome ca5, CavTom2PMs-1.0 genome carries:
- the LOC132181574 gene encoding protein DETOXIFICATION 40-like, which produces MGSSENNILQPLLQTNPPSLSSQSFTTKHRSSGELESVLSDTTLPFLLRLRHASWIELKLLFFLAAPAVVVYMINYLMSMSTQIFSGHLGTLELAAASLGNTGIQVFAYGLMLGMGSAVETLCGQAYGAQKYEMLGIYLQRSTVILTVAGFLLSIIYIFSKPILIFLGQSPEIASAAAVFVYGLIPQIFAYAVNFPIQKFLQAQSIVTPSAYISAATLVIHLLLSWVAVYKIGLGLLGASLVLSFSWWIIVVAQFVYIVVDTLLDVSPACALITAFQYGLHE